The Deinococcus sp. AJ005 genome includes a window with the following:
- a CDS encoding glycogen debranching N-terminal domain-containing protein — protein MLLTRTVLKENDLYLVGDAHYAVAEGESGLYRRDTRFLSRYQWQLDGQTPQTLMQHERFPFWLHSQSANANVGYTMRVGLSRDLLVTATELRDTLRVTRYAGAEPHTLTLELSADFLDMFEVRGWPYPSAERDIRTEVTGDGVTFAYTAQDGLEHRAVVQTSPAATWNGQRLSWTLMEEETEIVVSVFPLLADEQPMPGQPEELAAEYGAIQAGIGRDVQLSDPRDARVLAQSIKDLRSLSFQTEQGAFPAAGLPWFVAPFGRDSMIIALMVKDHLPQLALTVARYLAAHQGVNYNSVTLEQPGKILHELRVGELTRTGRTPHRPYYATADATPLFVWLVGELSAAHPDLARELRPHWEAALKWCLTDGDPDQDGFIEYTPDSEPGGITNAVWKDSGDSTFTGGDVDVSGHVAVVEVQGYAYAAYLAAARMYRLLGEDALGSEWEARALNLRERFQTAFWWPERGYYVHGLNGDKQPLRVLVSNPAHTLWTGIIPPEFAAQVAKTALSEELWSGWGIRTLGTGEIRYNPVSYHNGSVWPHDTAAAALGMHRYGLNAEATQVARALFDAARAAPDARLSELFAGFVRQDGTPPVPYPAACHPQGWDAAIPLALGHLLTVDIPSSESTLT, from the coding sequence ATGCTGCTTACCCGCACCGTCCTCAAAGAAAATGACTTGTATCTCGTTGGAGACGCGCACTACGCCGTGGCTGAAGGCGAGAGCGGGCTGTACCGCCGCGACACGCGTTTCCTGTCGCGCTACCAGTGGCAACTGGATGGTCAGACCCCACAGACGCTGATGCAGCACGAGCGTTTTCCCTTTTGGTTGCATTCGCAGAGCGCCAATGCCAACGTGGGTTACACCATGCGCGTGGGCCTGAGCCGCGATCTGCTGGTCACAGCCACCGAGCTGCGCGATACCCTGCGCGTCACGCGCTATGCCGGAGCCGAGCCGCACACGTTGACGCTGGAGCTGTCTGCCGATTTTCTGGACATGTTCGAGGTCCGTGGCTGGCCGTATCCCTCTGCTGAGCGGGACATTCGCACGGAAGTCACCGGGGACGGCGTGACCTTCGCCTACACCGCGCAGGACGGCCTGGAACACCGCGCTGTGGTGCAGACCTCGCCCGCCGCTACGTGGAACGGTCAGCGCCTGAGTTGGACACTGATGGAGGAGGAAACCGAGATCGTGGTCAGCGTTTTCCCGCTGCTGGCCGATGAACAGCCGATGCCGGGCCAACCGGAGGAGCTGGCCGCCGAGTACGGCGCGATCCAGGCAGGCATCGGGCGAGATGTGCAGTTGTCCGATCCAAGGGACGCCCGCGTGCTGGCCCAGAGCATCAAAGACCTCCGCAGCCTGAGCTTCCAGACCGAGCAGGGCGCGTTTCCAGCGGCGGGGTTGCCGTGGTTCGTGGCTCCCTTTGGCCGCGACAGCATGATCATTGCGCTGATGGTCAAGGATCATCTGCCCCAACTGGCGCTGACGGTGGCGCGCTATCTGGCCGCGCATCAGGGCGTCAACTACAACTCAGTGACGCTGGAGCAGCCCGGCAAAATCCTGCACGAATTGCGCGTGGGCGAGCTGACGCGCACGGGCCGCACGCCGCACCGCCCGTATTACGCCACTGCCGACGCGACGCCGCTGTTCGTGTGGCTGGTGGGCGAACTGAGCGCCGCGCACCCCGATCTGGCCCGCGAACTGCGCCCGCATTGGGAAGCGGCCCTGAAGTGGTGCCTGACCGACGGCGATCCCGATCAGGACGGCTTCATTGAGTACACCCCCGATTCCGAACCCGGCGGTATTACCAACGCCGTGTGGAAGGACAGCGGCGACAGTACGTTTACTGGGGGTGATGTGGATGTCAGTGGGCATGTGGCCGTGGTGGAGGTTCAGGGCTACGCTTACGCGGCATATCTGGCGGCGGCGCGGATGTACCGCCTGCTGGGTGAAGATGCCCTGGGCTCCGAATGGGAGGCACGCGCTTTGAATCTGCGCGAGCGCTTCCAGACCGCCTTCTGGTGGCCCGAACGCGGCTATTACGTTCACGGCCTGAATGGTGACAAGCAGCCGCTGCGTGTGCTGGTCAGCAACCCGGCGCATACGCTGTGGACGGGGATCATTCCGCCGGAATTCGCGGCGCAGGTGGCAAAGACAGCGCTGAGTGAGGAACTGTGGAGTGGCTGGGGCATTCGCACGCTGGGCACAGGGGAAATCCGGTATAACCCGGTCAGCTACCACAATGGGAGTGTCTGGCCGCATGACACCGCCGCCGCCGCGCTGGGGATGCACCGTTATGGTCTGAACGCCGAAGCGACGCAGGTGGCCCGCGCTCTGTTTGATGCTGCTCGTGCCGCCCCCGATGCCCGATTGAGCGAGCTGTTCGCCGGATTCGTGCGCCAGGACGGCACGCCCCCGGTCCCGTATCCTGCCGCCTGCCACCCACAAGGCTGGGACGCCGCCATTCCACTGGCCCTGGGCCACCTGCTGACGGTGGATATTCCCAGCTCCGAGAGTACGCTGACTTGA
- a CDS encoding ABC transporter permease, translated as MNRFRGLLGWEFSLIILVGAALLIGGLLSPDFLTGSNLSFLTANFSEVALMSLAMTLLIIVGEIDLSVASILGLCSAVIGVLFAAGVPMPLAILAAFITGGLAGLFNGLLVTRLGLPSLAVTIGTLALYRGLAYVLLGDKAIADFPAFYTNLGFGNVPGTLIPLPMALFAVLAILTIVVLHATPFGRSLYAIGANQIAARFSGLQVERVKLSLFVLSGLMAALASAVYTFRFSSARADNASGFELSVIAAVLLGGVSIFGGRGSVVGTVAAVFLIGIINGALTILDVSNEILTIVTGLLLIGSVLVPNLLTHFRTYQQRRRIKGDSVIQ; from the coding sequence GTGAACCGCTTCAGAGGTTTGCTGGGCTGGGAGTTCTCCTTAATCATCCTCGTCGGCGCAGCGCTGCTGATCGGCGGCCTGCTGTCGCCCGATTTCCTCACTGGTTCCAACCTCTCCTTCTTGACCGCCAATTTCAGCGAGGTGGCGCTGATGTCGCTGGCCATGACCCTGCTGATCATCGTGGGCGAGATCGATCTGTCAGTGGCGTCGATCCTGGGTCTGTGCAGCGCGGTGATCGGCGTGCTCTTCGCTGCCGGGGTGCCGATGCCGCTGGCAATTCTGGCGGCGTTTATTACTGGGGGACTGGCCGGGCTGTTCAACGGCCTGCTGGTCACGCGGCTGGGGCTGCCGTCGCTGGCGGTCACGATTGGCACGCTGGCGCTGTACCGGGGGCTGGCCTACGTGCTGCTGGGCGATAAGGCGATTGCGGACTTCCCGGCTTTCTACACCAACCTGGGCTTCGGCAACGTCCCCGGCACGCTGATTCCACTACCGATGGCACTGTTCGCGGTGCTGGCGATCCTGACCATTGTCGTGTTGCACGCCACGCCGTTTGGCCGCTCGCTGTATGCGATTGGGGCCAACCAGATCGCCGCGCGGTTTTCGGGACTTCAGGTGGAGCGGGTCAAGCTCTCGCTGTTCGTGCTGTCGGGATTGATGGCCGCTCTGGCCTCGGCGGTCTACACCTTCCGTTTTTCCAGCGCCCGCGCCGACAATGCCAGCGGCTTCGAGCTGAGCGTGATCGCCGCCGTGTTGCTGGGCGGGGTCAGCATCTTCGGCGGGCGCGGCAGCGTGGTGGGAACGGTGGCCGCCGTGTTTCTTATCGGTATCATCAATGGCGCGCTGACCATCTTGGACGTGTCCAACGAAATCCTGACCATCGTGACTGGGCTGCTGCTGATCGGCTCGGTGCTGGTGCCCAACCTTCTGACCCATTTCCGCACCTACCAACAACGCCGCCGAATCAAGGGCGACTCCGTGATCCAGTAG
- a CDS encoding arabinose isomerase: protein MPHHSFKIGLFGIGLDTYWPQFPGLEDRLRGYVAQVAARLERPGVEVVNLGLIDSPVRAREAGHQLRQADVDIIFLYATTYALSSTVLPAVQRAGVPVVILNLQPTAAIDYASFNALGDRTKMTGEWLAYCAACPVPEIANVFARAGIPFHQVTGVLDGDPHVWQEVDGWLEAARVAHVMEHGRLGVMGRYYNGMLDIYSDLTLQAIAFGTHIQIVELDELAALRKEVGEVETAERVQDFQREFEVQPDCAPEELARAARTSVALDQFVEKHGLTSLAYYAEGTPGSDNEDVMGSVILGCSLLTARGIPVAGEYEVKNAQAMKIMDAFGAGGSFTEFYALDFAEDVVLMGHDGPGHVGIAQGKTKVRPLAVYHGKVGSGLSVEMSVQHGPVTLLSVVEDGGSLKLLVAEGESVPGPILEIGNTNSRYRFPLGARGFVEAWNAQGPAHHCAVGVGHMADRIKKLGALKGLRVVQVC, encoded by the coding sequence ATGCCCCACCATTCATTCAAAATCGGCCTGTTCGGCATCGGGCTGGACACCTACTGGCCACAGTTTCCGGGACTGGAGGACCGCCTGAGAGGCTACGTGGCACAGGTGGCCGCGCGGCTGGAGCGCCCCGGCGTGGAAGTCGTCAACCTGGGCCTGATCGACTCGCCAGTTAGGGCTAGAGAGGCTGGGCATCAGCTCCGGCAGGCCGATGTGGACATCATTTTTCTGTACGCCACCACCTACGCGCTGTCGTCCACGGTGTTGCCCGCAGTACAACGCGCCGGGGTTCCCGTGGTCATCCTGAATTTGCAACCCACGGCAGCCATCGACTACGCGAGTTTCAACGCGCTGGGCGACAGAACGAAAATGACCGGCGAATGGCTGGCCTATTGCGCCGCCTGCCCGGTGCCAGAAATCGCCAACGTCTTTGCCCGCGCGGGCATCCCGTTCCATCAGGTGACGGGCGTGCTGGACGGTGATCCGCATGTCTGGCAGGAAGTGGATGGCTGGCTGGAAGCAGCGCGTGTGGCACACGTCATGGAACATGGCCGCCTTGGCGTGATGGGCCGCTATTACAACGGCATGCTCGACATCTACAGCGATCTGACCTTGCAGGCCATCGCCTTCGGCACCCATATTCAGATCGTGGAGCTGGACGAGCTGGCGGCTCTCCGTAAAGAGGTTGGAGAGGTGGAGACAGCAGAGCGCGTTCAGGATTTTCAGCGGGAATTTGAAGTTCAACCTGACTGCGCCCCCGAAGAACTGGCCCGCGCCGCCCGCACCAGCGTGGCTCTGGACCAGTTTGTCGAAAAGCATGGCCTGACCTCGCTGGCCTACTACGCCGAGGGAACCCCTGGCAGCGACAACGAGGACGTGATGGGTTCGGTGATTCTGGGCTGCTCGCTGCTGACCGCGCGCGGCATTCCAGTGGCCGGGGAATACGAGGTCAAGAACGCGCAGGCCATGAAGATCATGGACGCCTTCGGCGCGGGCGGTTCCTTCACCGAGTTCTACGCGCTGGACTTCGCGGAGGACGTGGTGCTGATGGGACATGACGGCCCCGGCCATGTCGGGATCGCGCAGGGCAAAACGAAGGTGCGCCCGCTGGCGGTCTACCACGGCAAAGTGGGCAGCGGCCTGAGCGTAGAAATGTCCGTGCAGCACGGCCCCGTGACCCTGCTCTCAGTGGTAGAGGACGGCGGCAGCCTGAAACTGCTGGTGGCCGAGGGCGAGTCGGTGCCCGGCCCAATTCTTGAAATTGGCAACACCAACAGCCGCTACCGTTTTCCCCTGGGCGCGCGGGGTTTCGTGGAAGCTTGGAATGCCCAGGGGCCAGCGCATCACTGCGCCGTGGGCGTGGGGCACATGGCGGACCGGATCAAGAAGCTGGGGGCATTGAAGGGGCTGCGGGTGGTCCAGGTGTGCTGA
- the rhaS gene encoding rhamnose ABC transporter substrate-binding protein, with the protein MKKSILLLSALALGLSTLSFAQAPTTIKKGLKITLLPKNINNPYNVIETQGGLDAAKEIGATAKVVGPSDAGASSQVSYINTAIAQRQDALVLAANDANALLPYLNRAKQAGVKIVTMDSDTAVSGRTLFINQANSEGIGRAQVQLVGKLIGYKGDIAILSATPNATNQNTWIKWMQEELKLPKYKDMKLVKIAYGNDDDQKSFTEMQGLIQAYPNLKGVISPTTVGISAGARYLSTSPNKGKVALTGLGTPNQMRAFVKDGTVTAFQLWNPGDVGYLATYAAASLASGMITGKPGETFMAGKLGKYTVGKDGEVVLGPPYTFDKANIDKFDF; encoded by the coding sequence ATGAAAAAGAGCATTCTGCTGTTGTCCGCCCTGGCCCTCGGCCTGTCCACCCTGTCGTTCGCCCAGGCTCCCACCACGATCAAGAAGGGCCTGAAGATTACGCTTCTGCCCAAGAACATCAACAACCCCTACAACGTCATCGAGACGCAGGGCGGCCTGGACGCGGCCAAGGAAATCGGGGCCACGGCCAAGGTGGTGGGGCCATCCGACGCCGGGGCCAGCAGCCAGGTCAGCTACATCAACACCGCCATCGCGCAGCGGCAGGACGCGCTGGTGCTGGCAGCCAACGACGCCAATGCGCTCCTGCCGTACCTGAACCGCGCCAAGCAGGCCGGGGTCAAGATCGTCACGATGGACTCGGACACCGCCGTCTCAGGGCGTACCCTCTTCATCAACCAGGCCAACTCCGAGGGCATTGGCCGCGCGCAGGTGCAACTGGTGGGCAAGCTCATCGGCTACAAGGGCGACATTGCCATCCTGAGCGCCACGCCCAACGCCACCAACCAGAACACCTGGATCAAGTGGATGCAAGAAGAGCTGAAACTGCCCAAATACAAGGACATGAAGCTGGTCAAGATCGCCTATGGCAACGACGATGATCAGAAGTCCTTCACCGAAATGCAGGGGCTGATCCAGGCGTATCCCAACCTGAAAGGCGTGATCTCGCCCACCACCGTGGGCATCTCGGCGGGGGCGCGTTATCTGTCCACCAGCCCCAATAAGGGCAAGGTGGCCCTGACCGGCCTGGGCACGCCCAACCAGATGCGCGCCTTCGTCAAGGACGGCACAGTGACGGCCTTCCAACTGTGGAATCCCGGCGACGTGGGGTACCTCGCCACCTACGCGGCGGCTTCGCTCGCCAGCGGCATGATCACCGGCAAGCCGGGCGAAACGTTCATGGCAGGCAAGCTGGGCAAGTACACCGTGGGCAAGGACGGCGAGGTTGTGCTGGGGCCGCCCTACACCTTCGACAAGGCGAACATCGACAAGTTCGATTTCTGA